From Brassica oleracea var. oleracea cultivar TO1000 chromosome C3, BOL, whole genome shotgun sequence, a single genomic window includes:
- the LOC106331756 gene encoding hexokinase-3-like — protein sequence MGKVAVAFASAAVVAACSVAAVMVRRRVKSRRKWRTVVEILKEFEEGCDAPVGRLRQVVDAMAVEMHAGLASEGGSKLKMLLTYVHDLPNGTEKGTYYALHLGGTYFRILRVHLGGERSYLDVQDVERHPIPSHLMNSTSEVLFDFLASSLERFIQKEGNESNSQGVIKELAFTFSFPVKHTCISSGVLIKWTKGFEISEMVGKDIAECLQGALNRRGLDIHVAALVNDTVGALSLGYYHDPDTVVAVVFGTGSNACYLERTDAIIKCQGLLTTSGSMVVNMEWGNFWSSHLPRTAYDIDLDAESSNPNDMGFEKMIAGLYLGDIVRRVILRMSQESDIFGPSSSVFSQPYVLRTNSVSAMHEDDTPELQEVARILRDLGVSDVPLKVRKLMVKICDVVTRRAARLAAAGIAGILKKIGRDGGGGITSGRSRGEMQMQRRTVVGVEGGLYMNYTMFREYMEEALVEILGEEVSQYVVVKAMEDGSSIGSALLVASSLQS from the exons ATGGGGAAGGTGGCGGTTGCGTTCGCCTCGGCTGCGGTTGTGGCGGCTTGTTCAGTGGCGGCGGTGATGGTGAGGAGGAGAGTGAAGAGCAGGAGGAAATGGAGGACTGTGGTTGAGATTTTGAAGGAGTTTGAGGAAGGCTGTGATGCTCCCGTGGGGAGGTTGAGGCAGGTGGTGGACGCTATGGCGGTGGAGATGCACGCTGGCCTGGCTTCTGAAGGTGGCTCCAAGCTTAAAATGCTTCTCACTTATGTTCATGATTTGCCTAATGG GACGGAGAAAGGAACTTATTACGCACTACACCTTGGAGGCACTTACTTCAGGATCTTAAGGGTTCATCTGGGTGGTGAGAGGTCATACCTAGATGTTCAAGATGTTGAACGACACCCTATACCTTCCCATTTGATGAACAGCACCAGCGAG GTTCTTTTCGACTTTCTCGCCTCTTCATTGGAAAGGTTTATCCAAAAAGAAGGGAACGAATCTAATTCGCAAGGTGTTATAAAGGAACTCGCATTTACGTTTTCGTTCCCTGTCAAGCACACTTGTATATCTTCCGGAGTTCTAATCAAATGGACCAAAGGTTTTGAGATTAGTGAAATG GTTGGGAAAGACATAGCTGAATGTCTACAAGGAGCTCTAAACAGAAGAGGCCTTGATATCCACGTTGCAGCTCTT GTAAATGATACTGTTGGAGCACTGTCACTTGGATACTATCATGATCCAGACACGGTTGTTGCGGTTGTATTCGGAACAGGTAGTAACGCGTGTTACTTGGAGCGAACCGACGCCATAATCAAGTGTCAGGGTCTGCTTACAACTTCTGGAAGCATG GTGGTCAATATGGAGTGGGGAAATTTTTGGTCCTCACATCTGCCTAGAACTGCATATGACATTGACTTGGATGCAGAGAGTTCTAATCCAAACGATATG GGATTTGAGAAGATGATAGCAGGACTGTATCTAGGTGACATTGTTCGTAGAGTGATTCTTCGCATGTCACAAGAATCTGATATCTTTGGACCTTCCTCGTCTGTGTTTTCTCAGCCTTATGTTCTGAG AACAAACTCAGTCTCAGCTATGCATGAAGACGACACACCTGAGTTACAAGAAGTAGCAAGAATCTTGAGAGACTTAGGG GTATCAGATGTACCATTGAAGGTGAGAAAGCTGATGGTGAAAATATGCGACGTGGTGACACGAAGAGCAGCGAGGCTAGCAGCAGCGGGAATAGCGGGGATCTTGAAGAAGATAGGTCGAGATGGTGGAGGAGGAATCACGAGCGGGAGGAGCAGAGGCGAAATGCAGATGCAGAGAAGAACAGTTGTTGGAGTAGAAGGAGGTTTGTACATGAACTACACCATGTTTAGAGAATACATGGAGGAAGCTTTGGTTGAGATTCTAGGAGAAGAAGTGAGTCAATACGTCGTCGTTAAAGCCATGGAAGATGGTTCTAGCATTGGCTCTGCTCTTCTCGTTGCCTCCTCTTTACAGTCATGA
- the LOC106331173 gene encoding ubiquitin-conjugating enzyme E2 20-like — MGLDLGWASSNSKEDNIFCWKGAIKGSIETVFEGTEYRLSLSFSNDYPFKPPKIKFQTTCFHPNDDVYGNICLDILQNKWSSAYDVRTILLSIQSLLGEPNISSPLNTQAAQLWSNQEEYRKMVKKPPTSA, encoded by the exons ATGGGCCTTGACTTGGGTTGGGCTTCCTCTAATTCAAAGGAAGACAACATCTTCTGTTGGAAAGGAGCAATAAAAGGAAGCATAGAGACTGTGTTTGAAGGAACTGAGTACAGACTCTCACTCTCTTTCTCCAATGACTATCCTTTCAAGCCTCCAAAGATCAAGTTCCAGACTACTTGCTTCCACCCCAATGATGATGTCTATGGCAATATCTGCTTGGACATTCTTCAG AATAAATGGTCATCTGCTTATGATGTGAGGACAATACTACTATCAATCCAGAGTCTTCTGGGAG AACCGAACATCAGCTCACCATTGAACACTCAAGCAGCTCAGCTCTGGAGCAACCAAGAAG AGTATAGGAAGATGGTTAAGAAGCCTCCCACCAGTGCATAG